The DNA sequence GTAACCGTGGGTGGAGTCCTCCTCGCCTTCAGAGTCGATCCATTCACCGGTGAGCACACCGAGTGCATAACCCAGGTTCTCCCGGGTGGTGCGGTAGTTGAGTGTCAGGCGCCGTGAGGCACGCCCGCGGGTCTCAATGCCAAAGCGGCTGAGCACATAGCGCTGGCCGTAGATCCTCTGGTGGGAGTCTTCGGCGAGGAAGATGTCATTTGCACCCGGTCCAACCGAGGCACGGAGGAATTTCCAGTGGCCGGCGTGGAAGTCCTGGGCTTCGTCGATAAGCACGTGATCGAAGGTGCGCTGGCCGGTGGACTGGAAACGGTTGTCCAGAACCACAGCAGCGATGGTGGCCAGCCCGACATAGGAGAACTGGCCATCACGTGCCGTGGACTTCATGAAGGCTTCTATCAGTGGCCAGACCTGTTTGCGTTGTGCGCGGTTCAGGGAGGTGCCGCGCCCCGGGCGCGGAACCCGGAGGTAGGCAGCCTGCGTGGTGATCTGGTTGGCCAGCACCACGGCTTCGAATTCCTGGGAGAGAAAGGTTCGGTTGGCGATCTCCGGCGACAGATCCGGCCCAGCCAAGAGGAGTGCATCCATCCAGTGCTGTTTGGTGTCATTGTCAGAGAGCACACGGGCCTGGCGGGAGGCCCTGCCCATCACCTGCTCGGTTGCGGCGACCAACTCAGACAGGGCGGCATCATCAAGGATCTTCCGCACGAGGGCATCAATGCCACTGATCCACAGACCGCGTTCACCGGGTTCACCCGCTTCGGGGAAGGCGGGGTTGAGCGCATTCATCTGGGATTTGAGGCTCTCCGCAAGCCCCCGGGTAAAGGTGGTGAGAAGGACGCGGGGTGGGGCGCTATCAAGCATCGGTGTGGCACCGTTCGAGGTGACCAGGCGGTTGGCGCGGTGAACCACCACCACGGTCTTGCCGGTGCCAGCACCACCGGAGACGCGGCCGGCGCCGGAGAAGTTCTGCTCCACGATTGCCTGCTGATCCGGGTGGATGAACACGCGCCAGGAGTGGAAATCACCGGAATCGATGACCTTACGCAGTTCATCGGTATTCACGTTTTCGATATAAGCGAACTCCATGCGGGCGCCGGGCTTCTTCAGGCCCTCGATGATCGCCTTGTCCGAGTTGCGTTCCTCCTCGGTCAACGCGTCGGTGGTCTTGATGCCCAGGCTTTCACGTATTTCCTCGATGGTGAAGCCCGCGACGATACCGAGCAGCGCATCGCGTTCCCATGCCGGGCTGCCCTCGAGCACATCCTCGATATTGTCCTCGGAGTCCAGCCCCATCACCACCTGGGTGGCTGCGGGTTCGATGCCGAGCTCCTGCTCCAGCAGCTCCGGCGTGTATCCACGGTTCTCAAATGCGTCACGGGGCTTAGGCAGGTCAACGGTGACCTCCTGCTCGGCCTGATGGTGCGCGGTTGCCGCTGCCTTCTCTGCTTTGCGACGCGATTCCAGGTCCGCGGTGGTTTGACGTACTGGCGCCGTCTCCTCAATCAACCGCGTGATGCCGTTGACCGGGTTCACATCGAGACGAATCTTCTTAGCCTTCTCGATGCCCTCATCATGCGGGTACACACCAGCTACAATGAAGTGTTGTTGAAACTCGTCGGTGAGTTCAAACATCACAGCCCGGTACTGCAAGTTGACGCGGCCGGTGCGGGCGCGGGGATCAACACTGCCGATGATCGGTTCCACGTTCAGCGCCGGGGAAGTGGGGTCCTGGCCTAGCTTGTCCAGGAAGTCCATGGTGACTTTTTTGATGCTGCCATCCAGATTGAGTGAGCCATGGATACTGATTGACACAGTCATTTAAGTGTCCTTCCTACGAGTTCAACAGTGCGGTGGGGATGTCATCGGCGCTGAGCGAATCCGCATGCAGCGCGGTCCAGCCCTTGTTTAGAAGTACGGCATCGGCTTCATCATCCGCTTCGAAGAGGAGAACAACCTTCTCCTGCGGCCACACCAGAACGGTGGCCACGGATTCCAATTCCTCGCCGAGCACCTCGGTGGGAGTGACGCCGGCGCTTGCGAGCGTGCGCAGCGCCTTTTCCACTTCCATATCGTCAGCGAATTCTTCAAAGGCGTCCTCCCAACCGGCAGCCACGGCTGCGTGCTTATCCACGCCAACCTCATCAGCTGCCGCGACCTCCACTGGGGAAGTGGCAGTCTTGTTGGTGGACACCACCAGTGCATCATCAGGGGCCAACCACATGAGGTTGGCAAGCGTGAGGAAGGTATTCCAGACATCCTCGGGAAGATCGTCTGGGCCGTCGGTGAGGAGTTTGAGTTCCTTAGCGCGGAGTTTCTTGTTGCCCATGATGCAGCGGAGCTGGATCTGATTCATCAGGGTGCCCACGGGGTGCCCATCCTGTTTCGAGGGGGCGTGCGAGAACACATGCAATGCCATCGCATGCGCATACTCAGACCAGGCTGGTTTCGTGGGTTCTGCAAGATAGGCCAGGAGGAGATCCACGGGGGACCCCTTCATCAGCTTCAATGAGGCCTGATCCAATATGGGGTTCCTGCTCACCAGCGCCTCAGCCTTTGGATGTACCCACGCAGGTTCTTCAGTTACTGGGTCGCCGAAGCTGTCGAGGTCTTTCCACGTCAGGTTCCAGGGCAGCACCGGATCCAGTTCATTGGTCAGGCGCGTGCGCTTTTCAATATCGGAATGAACCCGGAAGGCAGTAGCAGAAATGTGGGCTGATTTACCGTCGAGGAAAACGCCCACTGAACGGTGATTGCCGTTGAGGGGTTCAAAGAAGAAGTCAGGGCGGGTGTAGACATACTCCCGCTCGGCACTCATCCGCCACCGCATTCCACCGGTGAAGGTGATGTCCAGTTGAGGTCGGCCATCAAAGACACGGTCCACGATGGTGGCGTGACGGGCCTCCAGTGCCTTGCGGATCAATACCCGGAAGCGGAGCTCCAGCTTGGACTCTTCTGAAGGGGCAGGACGGGATTCCTGAATGTTCCACTGCGTTGTGGTCGGATCCACGTTCTCATCCGGGGCGGAGGTATCCAGCAGGATAGCACTCAATGCGCCCTCCGCAGCGGCGCGAGACGTCACTTCCATGGAGCGACTGCGGACATAGGGGAGGAGGCAGTCCGGGCAGGCCAGTCGGTGATCATTCTGGCATTCGCAGGAGTTCACCCGCTCCCAGGCTCGGCTGAGCAGGTTGTGCACCGACTCAGGATCAGTGAACTGGGAAAGGTAACCGGTGCCACCGGGAACCTTGTCATGGAGGAGGAGCGCATCTACGGAACCACCGTCCTGGCGTGCAACCTGAACCGTGGCCACATCCAGGTGGGTTGGATCGCCACCCAATACCTCCTTGAAGCCGAGTTTGATCGCAGCAATCAGGCTCGGCACGGTGAGGGTGTCAGCGGCACTGGTGAAGCGGTCCGGGATCAGCAGGAGAACACCCTGAGTGCGCAGTGTGCGTCCGAGTGCGAAGGCGACGGTGTCTTCTTCGGACTCATTACGCTGTGGGCACCAGGGGCGGTGATCATGCCAGGTGTTGGAACCGGCCTCAGAGTCCAGGTGCCCGCAGTGCTTGCAGACCCGGAAGAGCGGGGCATCAATCTCACCGCCGCTCAAGGGCAGTTTCTGCCCATTGCCCTGACCGAGGTTGAGCCAGCGGATCTCCACCTGCCGCAGGTGCTCCACGCCGAAGCCCTCCGTGAGGTACCAGGATGCACCGCGGCCACCATCGGGAACAGTGAAACTGACATGTTGGTGGAAGCGGGCGGAGTAGCGGTCATCGCGGTTGTCGGAAATGATGGCGCGGGTCTGCTCCACCTCGGATGAGACCTTGCGCATCTGCACCACATCGATGATCTGCCCCTTGTCTGCAAATCCTGGCGATCCACATTCCGGGCAGGAACCTGGGGTGTGATTCTCCCCAAGGAGGATTGCTGAGTAAGAACAAGAAGGACACATCCGCCACTGTTCGATGGCTGATCCCTGATGGCCGATCTCCACGACGTCGATGGTGGCGGCAATGCCCTGGGCATAGAACGTGGCGCCTGGCGCGAGCTCGAAAAGCGCGGAGGAGACACCGCGGGAGTAGGAATAGGCTTCAGTGTCAAAGACCATTTCCTGCGGATTGAACTTGGACACCGCTACGGATAGTTCCACGGAATCATCCAGGAGGGTGAAGTTGGGCAGCAAACCGAAACGCTCCATGGACCCAATCCAATGCTGGCCCTCCACGATGGATTGCAGTTGATAATTCACATGCCGGAGGGAGGCTCTGATGATCCGCTTTTCTTCTTTGAGTTCACGATCATGCTCATCAGACCGGAGGCTGAGTTCGTCGAGTCGCTCATTCAGGAGACCGCGACGGGAGTGGAGATCATATTGTTCGTTTTTCCATGTTTCACGTGAAACATTGATCTTTCCGATGAGGGAGTCCGCCTCATCACTGAAGGCCCAGGAACGGAGACTTGCCACCGTGTCGCCATCGACATGACCGTTCAGAGAGCTGATGAAGGAATCAAGAAGATCATCAATCCCGGTGCGCACCCGGGCGACGATGATGTCAGCCAGGGCCGGTTCGCCGGGTATTTGATTAAACACATCCACCGCGGTGGCGAGTTCAGGGATTTCCGCCTGGGTATCGATTGAATCCACCAGATAGGCGGTGAACTGACGGTTGAGGATTTCCACCGCCGACAGGAACGCCACCGGGGGAGTCACCGAACCAGAGATCACCGACAACGGCTGGTTCAGCTTGGGAAGTGTGATGCCACGGCCCCGCACCAGGGCGATCACCAGGGAGTTACCGGTGAGGCGCCCGGCGCGACCCACACGCTGCACATAGCTGGCCACCGAAGTGGGCAAAGAGGCAAGCATGACGGTGGATAGATCACCGATATCAATACCCATCTCCAGCGTCGGGGTGGCCACGAGAACGTTCGGGGCATTGGGTGCGGTGGTGGTGGAGGAACGGAAGGACTGTTCCAACTGCAGGCGGACCTTCTTGTCCAGCAAACCGGTGTGTTCCTTGGCCACCACGGTGCGTGGTTCCCTGGCCGAGTAGAGGCGACGATAATAATTGTCCTCCACTTGCAGGGCTGCCTGATGCCCCGCACAGCCGGGAGTGAAACATGGATGTCCATCCAGACGATCGCGGACAGTGGCGGAGACACCGATGCGGGAATGGCAGATGGTGCATTCCAGAATGCATGGTTCAGCTTCTGCCCCGATGCGGATGCGGTCCGCGCTCAGACCGTAGATGGTGCCGCCGGAGTCAGTGGGCGTTGAGTCAAGGATGTGGCGTCGGGAGAGCTCGTCGAAAAGCTTGGCCACCGCGGTGGCCGCATCGTGTGTGCCCAGACCAAGCAATTTGGCCGTCCAGATGGCAAAGCGCCCCCGTGGACTTCCCAACGGGGTGGTGCCGGTGTCACGTCGGGCAGCGGTGGTCAGCTGTGGGCCCACCCGGGGAAATTCTGGTGAACCGCCTCTGGGGAAAGCGGGGATGCCGCGTGCACGTGCCTCCCGACGGTTCAACAGATACGCATTGCCATCATCTCTGAGATAGGGCTGCAACCATTCATGATGGACACCGCCACGCAGGCGGGTCATCTCCAGCACGCCCTGGACCCACGCCAATTGCAGGGCGCGGTTGTTCATCTCCAGGGTGGGGGAGGCGACGGCTGTGAGCGCCTCAGCTGCGGCTGTGAGCGCGGCTGCCTCCGGGGTGTCCACGCTGATGGTGAGCGAACCCGTCAGCGCCAGGGAGCGCGTGAGATGCGCACGTTGGCCGAACTCCAGCACCAGGTCAAAGCCGAGGCGTCTGCGCGCCTCGCGGTTTGCTTCTCGACGCTCCGAATCCGTGGCATCAGGGTGCCAATAACTTTTGAACTGATCAAAATCCACCAGGTCCGGTGGCAAGAGTTCATAGCGGGAACGGGGATCATCGGCTAGCTCCATCAACCGATCCGGGAGCTGATCCAGGGTGACTTCACCATCACCGACCGCGCGCCGAGTGAAGGTACGCAGCGCGAAAGCTCGCGAACGAGCCTGGACGAAACCGGCGCGGTGGGCGGCATCCTGAACAGAGTCGGTGAAGATGAGTGTTTTCTTCTCCGCGGGATCCAACTCGGGCATCCCGAAAAGATTGGACAGCGCCACGGAGAGCAGAGTGGCCACCGAGGAGCCGATAAAGCGGATGGAATCATTCTCACCGCAGGAAGGACAGCGCTGTTCACCGGCAAAATCATCCGCATCCGGGCCGAAGTGCGTGAGCACCGGGATGGACTGTTCACGCTCTAGTTCCTCATCGCGCGGGGTGCGGGTGGAAAGTTCCCGGGTATCGGTGTGCAGCCACAACACGGCAGATTCACCATCGGTACCACGCGGCCCTGCAACAGCCCGCCCGGCGTCAATGGCATTACGGTATTCAGAGGTGGCATCCAAGAGTGGGCGTTGACGTTCCCGGTTCTTCAGCGATCCGGTCCGGATGGCCGGTCCTTCCATCAGGGGAGCATCGGTGCCAGGTTCCAGCTCCGTCATCCACCCGGCACGACCACAGCTGCGGCAATAACAGGCGGGCAGCCAGGGAACGTTGTCCTCGCCGCTCTCTTCCGCCGGGCCGTCATCAAACCACCGGAACAGCTGACCATCCTCAGGGATAGCAATGGCCCGGTCAATCCGCGAGACCTCACGAACCCAGAGATGGGTCTCCACACCGGGGAGCCTCTTGCCACCCCACTTATCCTCAACACCCCACGCGGACCGCAGATACGCAATAGCGGTCAGTGCATGGGTGATGAACTCCCTGGACTTTTCTTCTCCCAGCAACCGGAACGTGGAACCCAGTACCAGTTCGGGCAGCGTGCTGGTCTGATCCTGTTCACGGTGGGTCATCGGCACTGCCGTAGAAGCATGCTCAAGCAGGGCAGCGGTGAGTTCATGATCAGCGAAGTTGGCGATGGCTGGTTTCAGATCTGGCGCGCAGTGCCAGATCTTTTCACAGAACACCTCAAAGGTGCGCTCGGCATAACCGTTAGCTGCGTCCTCTTCTGCGATGAGATCCAAGATTTCATTGATCAACTCAACAGCGGGGAGGTCTCGGCCCTCTGCGTCCAGTGTGGAACTACCGAAGGTGGCAACGATCTCCTCCCGCCACTCATCAATGGTGAGAGTCTTCTCTGAGACGATGGCATGATCGGCGAAGCGTTCACCAAAGATGGTGTGCGCGAATTCCAGCATGGGGTTGGTGCCGTCACCGGGGGCCTTATCGGATCCCAGGGTGGCTGAGGTGGCCACCGGCACTACCTGTCCAAGAGGGCGGGCAGCGGCCTCCCCATCAAGGAAACCCGTTGGCTGATGCGACTTCAGCTGTAAACCCAGACGACGCAGCAACAACGCCACATCCGTGCCCTGAGCGCCGTCATAGGTATGGAACTCATCCAGAACCAGATACTGCAAAGACTCCGCGGAATGTTCCCAAATCTCACGGTCATTACTGCGCAGCAGTAGCTGATCCAACATCTTGTAATTTGTGAGCAAAAGATCCGGTGGATCCTGACGCATCTTCTCACGGTTGGTGATCAAAGACTTCTTACTCACCTTGGTAGCACCACTACCGGAGGATTCACCGGTGTAGATACCTGCGGTGACACCTTCCAACTCTGGGTGCTCGGTGAGCAGCTGGGCCAGGCGATCAGCCTGATCATTGGCCAGGGCGTTCATCGGATACAGCAACAGCGCTTTTACTCCACGCTGCCCCTGGGCCCGCATGCGTCGGGCATGATCCAGGATGGGGTAGAGGAAGGACTCTGTCTTACCCGAGCCGGTGCCGGTGACCACCAAGGTGGGATCAGGACGCCGCTCGCCGTGCTCATCAACCGACCGCAACCTGCGAAACGCTTCCGCCTGGTGGTGGTAGGGCACGAAGTGTTCCGGTAACCATGACAGCACACCCTCCCAGTCCCGCGCCTGGGCATAGGGGAGACGACTCCTCACATACGGTCCGTGGAACATCCCGGCATCAGCATCACCGAGGAACCGCTTGAGCGCCTCCCCGGTCTCCTGATCCGCAAGCGAGAAGCTGGTGGTCAAGTATTCCGTGAGACCTTCAAGGATATTGCCGGCCACATGGGCTGGGATGAGCGTGGACATGGATCTCCAACCGAAAAATCACCGAGGGAAGAAAACAACTGTTCTGCCTAGAAAGATTACCCGGCAGCCTTGACACGCTTCCGAAGTCCAAGGATTTTCACTGGTTAAGCCTTCAGAAACCGAAATTCAAGCAGGCATTTCCTAATTACATTTATAGGATTATAATTTAACATTGATTATGAAAAGGACTATGGCACCTGGACCACCCCATCCGGCCCCATACCCGTCGCCTCCACCTACCGCATCGCATGGCGAACCATGGCGGCGACGACCGGTTACCGAACTATTTATCCGGCAATCATTCCTGAAGGTGCTTACCATGTCGATCTTGTAATGAGTGCGGGGCATGTTGAAACTAACGCAAAAACCGTCTTGGCAGGTTTAGTTCTCTCTTCGCTGCTGATTGATTTCCAGTTCAGATCAACGGGATCTGGGCATATACGTGGCAGCAATGTTGATTCTCTCCCTTTGCCAAAAGACAACTCTCTAATCCCCCTAGCTGTACGAGCCTACCTGCGACTGAACTGTCTTACTGCAGCTTATGCTCCGCTATGGAAAGAGATAACCGGTGAGCCTTGGACAGCTGATGTGCCACTGCGTAAAGGCCGAGAGCGACAGGAAGCACAGAATGAGATCGACGCCCTCGTCGCCCTTTCCCTGGATATCACCGCGGATGAGTTGTGCATGATCTACCGGACGCAGTTCCCCGTTATGCGTCGCTATGACCGGGAGGATCTCTACGACGCTAACGGACGTAAAGTGCCGAACGGTATTAGAAAGGCACATCAACAGAATGGTTGTGAGGAAATCCTTTCAACAAGTCAACGAACCTGGGTGCATCCTCAATCTAAAAAGGAGTATGTCTACGAGTATCCCTTCTCCTCACTTGATAGGGAGAATGGGCTCCGAGAAGCCTATGGTCGTTTCCAGGGGTCAGTTATCTAGTAATACTTCTTCATACTTGAGATAGGCCGTCCGTAAGTCCTTCTCGCGATCCCGCACTTGGAACGGATACTCAAATAGGTAGGTGACTCCAGATTGGGGATGAATCCAGGTGCGTTGCTCCTGGGTGAGTTCTTGACCTTCCTGCAGTTTTTTCTGCAACACCATCACTTCTTTGGGTACTTTGCGCCCGTGACGATCGAACCTATCTTCCAGGTCATAGCGACGCATTACTGGGAACTGTGTCCGGTAGATCATGCACAGTTCATCGGCGGTAACCCCGAGTGATAGAGCGACAATCCCATCAATCTCGATCTGAGCTGCGCGACGATCGATGCCTTTTCGCAATGGGACATCTTTCGTCCAAGGTTCACCAGTGATCATTTCCCATAGCTGGGAATAAGCAGTGGTCAGGGAATTGAGCTGCAAATATAGTCTCTCAAGCAGCTTCTTTAATTTGGGATCAATCTGAAAAGGTATGCGGCGAACAATGTCATTAAATATATGGCTGGAGCCACTTGAACGAACAAAGTAGTCGCTTAACATTGAACTCATCACGGCTCCAAGCTGCACCGTTTTTTGGGCCGTTTCGGCTGAACAGGCGTTCACGGTGTGAACGTGTGTAGAGCCTGGCGGAATAATTGAGGGATACACGGTTCTGAAACCAGTAGTAGCCGCCATTTCCCGCCAGGCGATGCGGTAGGTGGAGGCGACGGGTGTGGGGCCGGATGGGGTGGTCCAGGTGCCATAGTCCTTTTCATAATCAATGTTTTCGGACAAGTCACGATTGGGCTGGTAGGCCGTTGCAGGTATGAAGTCTTCCGGTAGCGCCTCAAGGTCAATCTCAGCCCAATCCTTGTTGCTACTCATGGTGGGATTGGGTTGTTTGATCATTGGCGTTGATACTCCGAGATGAGGCCCTTGAAGAATTACATCATCCCATGAAGCTGGGTGCCCCCACCCGACATCAAAATAGCCTTTCTTTTTATCGGCGCTTTCATGCCACCCACTAGAGAACGACAGTCCCAGTTCTTTTACTCTCGGGGCGGCAGCCAGTTTCTCAAGCACTGCAGCGGCTTCGGTGTTCACGGTATAAACCATTCGGGCTTCCAAGAGGGACGTAGATTCATCTTCGAGGATGGACTTCCATACCTTCAACACATGTTCATCTACCTGTAAAATGCGATCACGGTGTGGGCGACGATCCCAGTTTCCTTCATCATCTTTCAAACCAGGCAGAGGCCCTGAACCATCGTGGTTGAGAGAATCCGCCACAGTGTGTGGATGGTAAAGAGAAGCAGCATTCAAGAACGACACTGATTCACCAGGTTTGCTGTAAACGTTTATCCCGTAAGAGACCAAGTTATGAACATCGAATAGCCTTAATTCATTAATAAATTGCCAATGTCTGCGCAGCCGTAAGTATGCCCCTCTACGAAGTGAAGCTGCTTTCTTTTCGGTGAAGTGGGATTCGGGGTGAATCAATGAAATTACGCCGGTATCAGACGCAATGGTCCAAGTGCGTTCCATAAATCCCCGGTAGAGATCCGGCTGCTGCCCCCGGAGATGAGGATACGTAGCTATATCACCGAGGAATGCTGCGGCGGCTATGGTTTCCCCGACTCCTCGCAAAATCACTTGAGTGGCTTCAACATGGTGTCGAAGTCCCTCGCGGCGTTCACGCTTTTCCTGCTGGGTGGGTTTATGGGCCAATGAGAACCACGGATCCACTTCCGAAGAAAGAGCGTCCAGATCTGTACGCGGACGGACCCATGGCGGATTACCAACCTGCAGATCAAAACCACCCTGGGCAAACACGGCACCAAAATCAAGGTCCCAGTGGAAGAACCCCTGCTGCTCAGCAATACCTCGTACTGTCTCAAGCCACGGATGAGCATTGAAACACTTCTCAATGCTCAATGCGTTGGCGAACTGCCAGTCAGAATTCTCTGCAGCATTCAGGTCCGCCCATGAACTGTTCTCATTGATCAGATACTGCCCGGCATCTTTCTTCTTCACTGCAACATCAGTTCCAAGGATGTCACGCAAAGCTGCCAGCCACTCGTCAAGGTTAGGCAGGGAAGTGCGATCGGAGTGACCTTCAGTGGGAACGACATCCAATGGCCAGAACCACAGTGCACACCAGGCGTCCATCACTAGGCGAAGCCGGTTGTAGGCACCATTGAGATTCTCAAAGAGATCCTTTTCGATCTGTTCCCGCGTGACGTTCTTGGCGGTTCGATCATTTTCCCGACCCCAGATATCGATGTCACGGCGAGCCTGGTCTTCCGCAATACGTAGACGAATGAGGGCGAAGCGCCATAGGGTTTCCACACGTCGGGCCAGGTTCTGCAGAGCAGTAGTCTGCGTCTTATTCGGCATCAACCGGATCTGCTTGCGCCACTCCTTGAGTGCCTTCTGCTCTTCCGCAGCGATGTCCTTGAGATCCTTGGCATCAGCTACAGCACCCCAGCCATTGGATGGAAGAAGGAAGTGATGAATGCCCTCAGCAAGCATCACCCCGGTCTCGCCAGCATCAACGGCTTCCGCGATATCAGTCAAAGACCGCCTCTTAGGAACAGCCGTCAACCATTCCTTCTTCTTCAATTGGTTCAGCGCGTAAGTAGAACGTGAAGCACCAACAAGGGAGTTTCCTCGGCGCAGATGCAATCCGAACCAGGGGGCTTTGAGATCTGCCGTCATGGTGTCCAACCAGAGCGAGATTTCGGCCAGCTCGACGGCAGTGGCGTTGAGGTCCACGCCGTAGACCTGGTGCAGCGCGATGTGTGCTTTGACCTTTTGCAGTTCCTTCGTGCGATCTTCTGAAGGAATCTGCTGGTCAAGCTCTTGCTGACGAAGTTTGATGTACAGCTCCGCCAACTGACGAACTGCCTCCACGGCGAAGGCACCAGAGCCCATGGCGGGTTCACAGATGGTCAGGCTGAGGACATCTTCAGCTGTGGTGATTCGTCCTTCTTCTTTAAGGACCTCAATGGCCTGTCC is a window from the Corynebacterium faecale genome containing:
- a CDS encoding UvrD-helicase domain-containing protein encodes the protein MTVSISIHGSLNLDGSIKKVTMDFLDKLGQDPTSPALNVEPIIGSVDPRARTGRVNLQYRAVMFELTDEFQQHFIVAGVYPHDEGIEKAKKIRLDVNPVNGITRLIEETAPVRQTTADLESRRKAEKAAATAHHQAEQEVTVDLPKPRDAFENRGYTPELLEQELGIEPAATQVVMGLDSEDNIEDVLEGSPAWERDALLGIVAGFTIEEIRESLGIKTTDALTEEERNSDKAIIEGLKKPGARMEFAYIENVNTDELRKVIDSGDFHSWRVFIHPDQQAIVEQNFSGAGRVSGGAGTGKTVVVVHRANRLVTSNGATPMLDSAPPRVLLTTFTRGLAESLKSQMNALNPAFPEAGEPGERGLWISGIDALVRKILDDAALSELVAATEQVMGRASRQARVLSDNDTKQHWMDALLLAGPDLSPEIANRTFLSQEFEAVVLANQITTQAAYLRVPRPGRGTSLNRAQRKQVWPLIEAFMKSTARDGQFSYVGLATIAAVVLDNRFQSTGQRTFDHVLIDEAQDFHAGHWKFLRASVGPGANDIFLAEDSHQRIYGQRYVLSRFGIETRGRASRRLTLNYRTTRENLGYALGVLTGEWIDSEGEEDSTHGYRSARSGPLPRLLRFATEGEEISAVAELIAGWQDGDDDAHIGVLTRTRPLINRAVNGLADHGIQAVKTKNAELASREAVSVMTMHGAKGMEFTHVVLLGITQDVLPFKLVMAGLAEAEREEALQMERALLYVAASRARDELVITTHGEPSDLLPA
- a CDS encoding DEAD/DEAH box helicase; the protein is MSTLIPAHVAGNILEGLTEYLTTSFSLADQETGEALKRFLGDADAGMFHGPYVRSRLPYAQARDWEGVLSWLPEHFVPYHHQAEAFRRLRSVDEHGERRPDPTLVVTGTGSGKTESFLYPILDHARRMRAQGQRGVKALLLYPMNALANDQADRLAQLLTEHPELEGVTAGIYTGESSGSGATKVSKKSLITNREKMRQDPPDLLLTNYKMLDQLLLRSNDREIWEHSAESLQYLVLDEFHTYDGAQGTDVALLLRRLGLQLKSHQPTGFLDGEAAARPLGQVVPVATSATLGSDKAPGDGTNPMLEFAHTIFGERFADHAIVSEKTLTIDEWREEIVATFGSSTLDAEGRDLPAVELINEILDLIAEEDAANGYAERTFEVFCEKIWHCAPDLKPAIANFADHELTAALLEHASTAVPMTHREQDQTSTLPELVLGSTFRLLGEEKSREFITHALTAIAYLRSAWGVEDKWGGKRLPGVETHLWVREVSRIDRAIAIPEDGQLFRWFDDGPAEESGEDNVPWLPACYCRSCGRAGWMTELEPGTDAPLMEGPAIRTGSLKNRERQRPLLDATSEYRNAIDAGRAVAGPRGTDGESAVLWLHTDTRELSTRTPRDEELEREQSIPVLTHFGPDADDFAGEQRCPSCGENDSIRFIGSSVATLLSVALSNLFGMPELDPAEKKTLIFTDSVQDAAHRAGFVQARSRAFALRTFTRRAVGDGEVTLDQLPDRLMELADDPRSRYELLPPDLVDFDQFKSYWHPDATDSERREANREARRRLGFDLVLEFGQRAHLTRSLALTGSLTISVDTPEAAALTAAAEALTAVASPTLEMNNRALQLAWVQGVLEMTRLRGGVHHEWLQPYLRDDGNAYLLNRREARARGIPAFPRGGSPEFPRVGPQLTTAARRDTGTTPLGSPRGRFAIWTAKLLGLGTHDAATAVAKLFDELSRRHILDSTPTDSGGTIYGLSADRIRIGAEAEPCILECTICHSRIGVSATVRDRLDGHPCFTPGCAGHQAALQVEDNYYRRLYSAREPRTVVAKEHTGLLDKKVRLQLEQSFRSSTTTAPNAPNVLVATPTLEMGIDIGDLSTVMLASLPTSVASYVQRVGRAGRLTGNSLVIALVRGRGITLPKLNQPLSVISGSVTPPVAFLSAVEILNRQFTAYLVDSIDTQAEIPELATAVDVFNQIPGEPALADIIVARVRTGIDDLLDSFISSLNGHVDGDTVASLRSWAFSDEADSLIGKINVSRETWKNEQYDLHSRRGLLNERLDELSLRSDEHDRELKEEKRIIRASLRHVNYQLQSIVEGQHWIGSMERFGLLPNFTLLDDSVELSVAVSKFNPQEMVFDTEAYSYSRGVSSALFELAPGATFYAQGIAATIDVVEIGHQGSAIEQWRMCPSCSYSAILLGENHTPGSCPECGSPGFADKGQIIDVVQMRKVSSEVEQTRAIISDNRDDRYSARFHQHVSFTVPDGGRGASWYLTEGFGVEHLRQVEIRWLNLGQGNGQKLPLSGGEIDAPLFRVCKHCGHLDSEAGSNTWHDHRPWCPQRNESEEDTVAFALGRTLRTQGVLLLIPDRFTSAADTLTVPSLIAAIKLGFKEVLGGDPTHLDVATVQVARQDGGSVDALLLHDKVPGGTGYLSQFTDPESVHNLLSRAWERVNSCECQNDHRLACPDCLLPYVRSRSMEVTSRAAAEGALSAILLDTSAPDENVDPTTTQWNIQESRPAPSEESKLELRFRVLIRKALEARHATIVDRVFDGRPQLDITFTGGMRWRMSAEREYVYTRPDFFFEPLNGNHRSVGVFLDGKSAHISATAFRVHSDIEKRTRLTNELDPVLPWNLTWKDLDSFGDPVTEEPAWVHPKAEALVSRNPILDQASLKLMKGSPVDLLLAYLAEPTKPAWSEYAHAMALHVFSHAPSKQDGHPVGTLMNQIQLRCIMGNKKLRAKELKLLTDGPDDLPEDVWNTFLTLANLMWLAPDDALVVSTNKTATSPVEVAAADEVGVDKHAAVAAGWEDAFEEFADDMEVEKALRTLASAGVTPTEVLGEELESVATVLVWPQEKVVLLFEADDEADAVLLNKGWTALHADSLSADDIPTALLNS